In a genomic window of Sarcophilus harrisii chromosome 4, mSarHar1.11, whole genome shotgun sequence:
- the LOC100924149 gene encoding NADH-cytochrome b5 reductase-like isoform X1, protein MMEEEEEEEEEEDEESWLRLRPIEPLPSQCCGCGCKPCIFDNYYQELDRWEKARAKKDKSLLWRKKEEPCLSELNQETFKAFRISAMEQLTDDTCQVRFELPESKRLGLSPGQHLILRGTVNGLEVQRAYTPISCGNVEGYFEVLIKCYETGLMSQHVKSWKVGDTAFWRGPFGGFPYKPNQVSTK, encoded by the exons atgatggaggaggaagaggaggaggaggaggaggaggatgaagaaagCTGGCTTCGACTCCGACCCATTGAACCTTTGCCTTCTCAGTGCTGTGGCTGCGGCTGCAAACCCTGCATCTTTGACAACTATTATCAGGAGCTGGATCGGTGGGAAAAAGCCCGGGCCAAGAAGGATAAGAGTCtcctgtggagaaagaaggaagag CCTTGTCTCTCAGAGCTGAACCAGGAAACCTTCAAGGCCTTCCGCATCAGCGCCATGGAGCAGCTGACGGATGACACCTGCCAGGTCCGCTTCGAGCTGCCGGAGAGCAAGCGACTGGGGCTGAGCCCTGGACAGCATCTCATCTTACG GGGGACCGTGAATGGCTTGGAAGTCCAGAGAGCCTATACGCCGATCAGCTGTGGGAATGTGGAGGGCTATTTTGAAGTTTTAATTAAG TGCTACGAGACGGGGCTCATGTCCCAGCATGTCAAGTCCTGGAAAGTTGGTGATACGGCGTTTTGGCGAGGACCTTTTGGGGGCTTCCCCTACAAACCAAACCAGGTGAGTACAAAATAA
- the MRPL37 gene encoding 39S ribosomal protein L37, mitochondrial: protein MAAALCGRPVVGTLRARAGPGGGLGAGGPRRSAYKWGVRSTRKPEPPPLDRVYEIPGVEPVTWAGLQHRHPGLAQPVFPPWERGWDDPWRPRPIPRDSHPLRREKLCHVVHQRSRLLEGVKQALWLTKSKLIEGLPERVLSLAEAPANHIENQDEQVQNAICHARLWHSTEEIPKRETYCPVIVDNLIRLCRMKISQYPALTRRIQAKDYMLSTSWHRESVFLQIRGLNGTRLSAKDPLLPIASQEEVQATESHVLETFYPIAPTINLHECDIYHVKEDTGFHESYPYPHPHTVYFMESANYRRARFYPEQLRAKMIMFAFGNALAQARTLYGEEAQVLERPIVVQSVGTDGRVFQFVVFQLNTTDLTSSDGVKNLVWVDSDQLLYQHFRCLPVIKKKVVVEPVGIVDYQPATFRKFLAMYLHGAA from the exons ATGGCGGCGGCCCTGTGTGGGCGGCCGGTGGTGGGGACGCTGAGGGCACGGGCAGGCCCGGGGGGCGGCCTGGGCGCGGGGGGACCCCGGCGCAGCGCCTACAAGTGGGGCGTGCGCTCCACGCGCAAGCCCGAGCCGCCGCCGCTGGACCGCGTGTACGAGATCCCGGGGGTGGAGCCCGTGACGTGGGCCGGCCTCCAGCACCGGCACCCGGGCCTGGCGCAGCCCGTGTTCCCCCCGTGGGAGCGCGGCTGGGACGACCCGTGGCGGCCGCGGCCAATCCCGCGAGACTCCCACCCGCTGCGGCGCGAGAAGCTCTGTCACGTGGTGCACCAGCGCTCCCGCCTGCTGGAGG GTGTAAAGCAGGCACTCTGGCTCACCAAATCAAAGTTAATAGAAGGCCTTCCAGAGAGGGTCCTCAGCTTGGCTGAAGCTCCGGCAAATCATATCGAGAACCAGGATGAGCAGGTCCAGAATGCCATCTGCCACGCACGCCTGTGGCATTCCACCGAGGAGATCCCCAAGAGAGAGACGTACTG CCCCGTCATTGTGGATAATCTAATACGGCTGTGTAGGATGAAGATCTCCCAATATCCTGCTCTGACCAGAAGGATACAAGCCAAGGACTACATGCTATCAACCTCGTGGCATCGAG AATCCGTTTTCCTTCAGATCCGTGGTCTTAATGGGACTCGTCTGAGTGCCAAGGATCCTTTGCTGCCAATTGCTTCCCAGGAAGAGGTCCAGGCTACTGAGAGTCATGTTCTAGAGACCTTCTACCCCATCGCTCCAACCATTAATCTTCACGAATGTGACATTTATCATGTGAAAGAAGACACAG GTTTCCATGAAAGCTACCCTTACCCCCATCCGCACACTGTGTACTTCATGGAGTCAGCCAACTATCGCCGAGCCCGATTTTATCCCGAGCAGCTCCGAGCCAAGATGATCATGTTCGCTTTTGGCAATGCCCTGGCTCAGGCCCGGACTCTGTATGGG GAGGAGGCCCAAGTGCTGGAGCGGCCCATTGTGGTGCAGAGCGTCGGCACGGACGGCCGCGTCTTCCAGTTCGTAGTGTTCCAGCTGAACACGACAGACCTGACTTCCAGCGATGGGGTCAAGAATCTTGTCTGGGTGGATTCAGACCAGCTTCTCTATCAGCATTTCCGATGTCTTCCAGTCATTAAAAAGAAAGTCGTCGTG GAACCTGTTGGAATTGTTGATTATCAACCTGCAACTTTCAGGAAGTTTTTAGCCATGTACTTACATGGCGCAGCCTGA
- the LOC100924149 gene encoding NADH-cytochrome b5 reductase-like isoform X2, which translates to MMEEEEEEEEEEDEESWLRLRPIEPLPSQCCGCGCKPCIFDNYYQELDRWEKARAKKDKSLLWRKKEEPCLSELNQETFKAFRISAMEQLTDDTCQVRFELPESKRLGLSPGQHLILRATRRGSCPSMSSPGKLVIRRFGEDLLGASPTNQTR; encoded by the exons atgatggaggaggaagaggaggaggaggaggaggaggatgaagaaagCTGGCTTCGACTCCGACCCATTGAACCTTTGCCTTCTCAGTGCTGTGGCTGCGGCTGCAAACCCTGCATCTTTGACAACTATTATCAGGAGCTGGATCGGTGGGAAAAAGCCCGGGCCAAGAAGGATAAGAGTCtcctgtggagaaagaaggaagag CCTTGTCTCTCAGAGCTGAACCAGGAAACCTTCAAGGCCTTCCGCATCAGCGCCATGGAGCAGCTGACGGATGACACCTGCCAGGTCCGCTTCGAGCTGCCGGAGAGCAAGCGACTGGGGCTGAGCCCTGGACAGCATCTCATCTTACG TGCTACGAGACGGGGCTCATGTCCCAGCATGTCAAGTCCTGGAAAGTTGGTGATACGGCGTTTTGGCGAGGACCTTTTGGGGGCTTCCCCTACAAACCAAACCAGGTGA